CTCTAGCTGATTTTATGATTTTATGATAATCTGGCACTATTTCTAAATCACTGCTTTCGATTTTTGGAAGTTTAGGAGAAACTTTCTTAGATATTTCACTTTTTTTCTTATTTTCATTCACTATTATAGCATGCTTTTTTATTTTATTATAACATGAGTTGCACACGGTAATAACTGAGCCTTCATATGACACAGTTATACCTTTGCCATTAATCTGAGCTCCACATAGTTCGCAGTATTCTTTACTATTAGTTTGCATATAAATACCTATTGTTAATACTCGTATTAAACGTTTTTAGTCTATACTAAACAAGTATATATACGGAGATAAGTTGTCTGGAGATTTTGATGCGATAAGAGATTCTGGTTCTTCCGAAGAAACTCAGCTAGTTAGACTGTTGGAGGAGAAGATAAAGTCATTACAAATTGAAATTGAAAATTTAAGAAAAGAACTGAATTATTATAAGGCTGAAATGGAAAAAATGTTAAGTCCTCCTTTGATTGAAGCAGTTGTGCTTGATGTTTTACCAGATGGCAGAGTATTGGTTAGAAGTTCGTCTGGACCTAACTTAATAGTTAATGTTGCAAGCCATATCGATCAAACGTTGATAAAACCTGGTAGGTCGGTTGCATTAAATCAAAGAGGTTCTATCATTTTAGAAGTCTTACCACAGAAAGAAGATCCAATAATAAAATCAATGGAGGTTGTGGAAAAACCAAACGTGCATTACTCTGAGATTGGAGGATTAGAAGAACAAATTATGGAATTGAGGGAAGTTGTAGAACTGCCTTTAAAGAATCCTAAAATATTTAAAGAGATAGGCGTTGAACCACCTAAGGGCGTTTTATTATATGGTCCTCCTGGTACCGGAAAGACTATGTTAGCTAAAGCAGTAGCTACGGAGAGCAACGCTGTATTCATTCATGTAGTTGCCTCAGAGTTTGCACAGAAATTTGTAGGTGAAGGTGCGAGAATAGTTAGAGAACTTTTCGAAATGGCTAAGAGGAAGGCTCCATCAATAATCTTTATAGATGAAATTGATGCAATAGGTGCAAAGAGAATAGATATAGGTACTAGTGGGGAGAGAGAGATTCAAAGAACATTGATGCAACTTTTAGCAGAGCTTGATGGATTTAATCCATTAGATAATGTAAAGATAATAGCTGCAACAAACAGGATAGACATATTAGATCCTGCCTTATTAAGGCCTGGCAGATTTGATAGAGTTATTGAAGTTCCTTTACCCGATTTAAAAGGAAGAATAGAAATATTTAATATTTATCTTAAAAAGATGAAATATTCTGGAGATATAAATCTTGAGCGATTAGCCCAGCTTACAGAAGGTTTTAGTGGTGCTGACATTAAGAATGTATGTGTAGAGGCAGCTTATGTTGCAATTAGAGATGGGAGAAATGCAGTAACAATGGAAGATCTAATCGAAGCCGTAAATAAGATTAACGTTAAAAAGAAGAGAATGGAGAATATACAAGAGAGGCGGGAGAAGTATAGCTAGTTACAGAGAATTTTTAAGTAAACCCAAGGAAGCTAGTTATGAAGAGATTTCACTTTTACGTTTAATAGCTGAGTACCAATTTGATTATAGTGTAGCTCGATGTTTATTCCCTGATGATCATAGTTTTTTCATACAAAGATCATTAAGCACGGGAAAGATTAGAAATATATTAAATAACAATAGAGAGTTATATTTAGTACTAAGAGCACAAGATGTTCTATATTCACTGACTCTAATTAGTGGTAGCGTACTCAAAAGTTGCACGAAATTTCCAGAATATAGAGTAGTTGTACCAAATGACATTGAAGAGTTTATAAAAAATGGTAGAAACGTTTTTGCTAAACACGTGATTGAGGTTGATAGACGAATAAGGGCAGGAGACGAGGTATTAGTTGTAAATGAAAATGATAAGTTAATAGCAATAGGTAAAGCTAAATTATCTGGAGAAGAAATGATGGAGTATAAAAGAGGTATGGCAGTTCACGTGAAGAGAGGTGTATTAGATGAGTAATGTTAAAATAATAATAAAGAAAGATTTAAGCAATTTACAAGGCGCTACATTTATAACAGGATTTAGGACAATTGGAGAAGTAGGCTATTTAGCAACTAGGCATCTGGCGTTAAAGAGAAATATGGAAAGAATAGGATATGTTGTAACCAAATATTATAGAGATGTCACATTTCTTGATGAATATGGACTTGCAACACCTTTTGATATTTTCTATGATAAGGAAAAACATTTAATTCTTTTACTTAACCATATCCTACCATTCCAACGTGAATGGAACGATTTTGCTAATGCAGTAATTAAATGGGTCAAGGGAGTATCCGTGAATAACGTACTTTTAATAGGTGCATTGGATAAAAGATATAAAGTAGGTAATGAAAATTTAAAGTGGTTAAAAACGTCAAAATGTAATATGAATTTAGATTATCCTCAGTTAGATAAACAATTATTAATGGTAGGACCACTGGCACTATTTACTTTGCATGCAGAGATCGAAGATTTACCAGCTTTGGTATTATTACCTTATGCAGATCGTGAAAGAACAGATCCAGTAGCAGCTGCGACTGCAATAGAGGTTCTAAATAAGATATTAAATTTAAGCGTAAGTGTAAATGAGCTGTACGAAGAGGCAAAAAGAATTGAAGAGGATTTGCAAAAACAAATGGAGTTATTACAGAGGGAATTATCAAGAGGAGGCACTGATAGAGTTTATATGTAGATTTAGTTTTTCACAATTAACTAATTCTACTTTTTGATAATTGTTCCTACGTATAAATTCTAATATTTTATTTTTTATATCAGTTATTATATCTTCATCTATTTCTTTTGGTGCTTCAAACTGTGATAGTGGGTAAGATTCTGCTAATTCTAATGGTATTAGACCAAAAAATGGAACCGCTAGAAATACATCACCCTTATCACTATTAGCTAGACTATCTTTAATCTTCTGTTTATAATCGTAAATTGTCTCGCTTACTATTCTATCATAACAATATATCGTAATTTTTTCATTCTTTTTAGTATATCTAGTTAAGAATTTAGAATATCTCAAGATTTCTGGTCTATATAAGGAGTTAACGTCATATAAGAATATTCCTTTTGCATCACCTCTTATTCTAGGATCATATTTTTCTAAATATT
The nucleotide sequence above comes from Sulfolobus tengchongensis. Encoded proteins:
- a CDS encoding proteasome-activating nucleotidase, encoding MSGDFDAIRDSGSSEETQLVRLLEEKIKSLQIEIENLRKELNYYKAEMEKMLSPPLIEAVVLDVLPDGRVLVRSSSGPNLIVNVASHIDQTLIKPGRSVALNQRGSIILEVLPQKEDPIIKSMEVVEKPNVHYSEIGGLEEQIMELREVVELPLKNPKIFKEIGVEPPKGVLLYGPPGTGKTMLAKAVATESNAVFIHVVASEFAQKFVGEGARIVRELFEMAKRKAPSIIFIDEIDAIGAKRIDIGTSGEREIQRTLMQLLAELDGFNPLDNVKIIAATNRIDILDPALLRPGRFDRVIEVPLPDLKGRIEIFNIYLKKMKYSGDINLERLAQLTEGFSGADIKNVCVEAAYVAIRDGRNAVTMEDLIEAVNKINVKKKRMENIQERREKYS
- a CDS encoding proteasome assembly chaperone family protein → MSNVKIIIKKDLSNLQGATFITGFRTIGEVGYLATRHLALKRNMERIGYVVTKYYRDVTFLDEYGLATPFDIFYDKEKHLILLLNHILPFQREWNDFANAVIKWVKGVSVNNVLLIGALDKRYKVGNENLKWLKTSKCNMNLDYPQLDKQLLMVGPLALFTLHAEIEDLPALVLLPYADRERTDPVAAATAIEVLNKILNLSVSVNELYEEAKRIEEDLQKQMELLQRELSRGGTDRVYM
- a CDS encoding PUA domain-containing protein; protein product: MAEYQFDYSVARCLFPDDHSFFIQRSLSTGKIRNILNNNRELYLVLRAQDVLYSLTLISGSVLKSCTKFPEYRVVVPNDIEEFIKNGRNVFAKHVIEVDRRIRAGDEVLVVNENDKLIAIGKAKLSGEEMMEYKRGMAVHVKRGVLDE
- a CDS encoding multiprotein bridging factor aMBF1 gives rise to the protein MQTNSKEYCELCGAQINGKGITVSYEGSVITVCNSCYNKIKKHAIIVNENKKKSEISKKVSPKLPKIESSDLEIVPDYHKIIKSAREQLGLSQQELAQKLKVSENIIKRFESGKLKPTLSQAKQLEKILGIKLVVPMESNEQNQGEVDDTELTLGDVVNIKEGKK